In Candidatus Eisenbacteria bacterium, the following are encoded in one genomic region:
- a CDS encoding NAD(P)-binding domain-containing protein encodes MKIGILGSGPVGTTLASGFTQHGHEAMISARDPGKLVGWQAENPSGKVGSFAEAIKFGDALVLAVKAEATSEVLRSAGVEHLAGKVVMDATNPITNEPPVNGVLRFYTTMDDSLMERLQREFPRARFVKAFSCVGNEFMVNPKLRGGMPTMFICGNDDGAKQVVTGILDQFGWETADMGKVESARAIEPLCILWCLPGFLRNEWSHAFKLLHK; translated from the coding sequence ATGAAGATCGGCATACTCGGTTCGGGTCCGGTGGGCACCACGCTGGCGAGCGGGTTCACTCAGCACGGCCACGAGGCGATGATCAGCGCCCGCGATCCGGGCAAACTCGTGGGGTGGCAGGCCGAGAATCCGAGCGGCAAGGTCGGCTCGTTCGCCGAGGCCATCAAGTTCGGTGACGCGCTGGTGCTGGCGGTCAAGGCCGAGGCGACTTCCGAGGTGCTGCGCAGTGCCGGAGTCGAACATCTCGCCGGCAAAGTCGTGATGGACGCGACCAACCCGATCACCAACGAGCCGCCGGTCAACGGCGTGCTCAGGTTTTACACCACGATGGACGACTCGCTCATGGAGCGACTCCAGCGCGAGTTTCCGCGCGCCCGTTTCGTGAAGGCGTTCAGCTGCGTCGGTAATGAATTCATGGTGAACCCCAAGCTGCGCGGCGGCATGCCGACCATGTTCATCTGCGGCAATGACGATGGCGCCAAGCAGGTGGTGACCGGCATCCTCGATCAGTTCGGCTGGGAGACCGCGGACATGGGCAAGGTCGAATCCGCGCGCGCGATCGAGCCGCTGTGCATCCTGTGGTGCCTGCCGGGATTCCTGCGCAATGAGTGGAGCCACGCGTTCAAGCTGCTGCACAAGTAG